A section of the Rutidosis leptorrhynchoides isolate AG116_Rl617_1_P2 unplaced genomic scaffold, CSIRO_AGI_Rlap_v1 contig92, whole genome shotgun sequence genome encodes:
- the LOC139885278 gene encoding uncharacterized protein: MSIKAPIFPMPQPQHFNDYGFDTQFDYFQVLEEARKHKRESRTSIDSSIHFKLQKPISKDESKPKKAHHHHHYINKSKKKRKWWRNALFLFKWKWVQSVIKDEIDVHQARARVFRGSSISGPVYVTESRSGSSNPPCNGTRNRASSSGPLPYLSLRELNMEHQHMISTSNSPSPIYLVT; the protein is encoded by the exons ATGTCAATCAAAGCTCCAATCTTTCCAATGCCACAACCACAACACTTCAATGACTACGGCTTCGATACACAATTTGACTACTTTCAG GTTCTGGAAGAAGCGAGGAAGCACAAACGAGAGTCAAGGACGTCAATAGACTCCTCGATACACTTCAAGCTTCAGAAACCCATCTCGAAAGACGAATCGAAACCCAAGAAagcccatcatcatcatcactacatCAACAAGTCGAAAAAGAAGAGAAAATGGTGGAGAAATGCTCTGTTCCTCTTCAAATGGAAGTGGGTCCAATCAGTAATCAAGGATGAGATTGATGTGCATCAGGCAAGAGCCAGAGTATTCCGAGGGAGCTCCATTTCAGGACCCGTTTATGTAACCGAGAGCAGAAGCGGGTCAAGTAATCCTCCGTGTAATGGTACCAGAAACAGAGCTTCTTCTTCAGGCCCTCTTCCTTATTTGAGCCTCAGGGAACTTAACATGGAGCATCAGCACATGATCTCTACCTCTAATTCTCCTTCTCCTATTTATTTGGTCACTTAA